In Lotus japonicus ecotype B-129 chromosome 5, LjGifu_v1.2, one genomic interval encodes:
- the LOC130720313 gene encoding RNA pseudouridine synthase 3, mitochondrial isoform X2 — MRPNDVMKPGARLHVPVSMAETRISKRYDAIPSGTLYPNADEIKYLQRLVIYKDSAIIVLNKPPKLPVKGNLPVHNSMDALAAAALSYDYDEGPKLVHRLDKESSGILLFGRTKDSVSHLQWLFSNINSAKSSCKAWNDACEATYQRYWALVIGTPNEKEGIIHAPLSKVLLNDGKTERVMLAHHSTIEPRQEAVTEYRVLGPKINGCSWVELRPLTSRKHQLRVHCAEALGTPIVGDYKYGWFVHNRWKQMPRVDIEPTTGKPYRMRRPEGLEVQKGSVLSKVPLLHLHCRELALPNISKFLHVFEKSPEELHPSLREQPDVLRFVATMPSHMRISWNLMSSYLV; from the exons ATGAGACCTAATGACGTAATGAAGCCTGGAGCCAGACTTCACGTCCCTGTATCAATGGCTGAGACTAGGATTTCGAAAAGATATGATGCAATACCAAGTGGAACACTGTATCCAAATGCTGATGAAATTAAGTATCTGCAAAGGCTTGTGATATACAAG GACTCTGCTATTATTGTGCTGAATAAACCTCCAAAATTGCCTGTCAAG GGTAATCTTCCAGTTCATAATAGCATGGATGCATTGGCTGCTGCAGCACTGTCCTATGATTATGATGAGGGTCCTAAACTG GTTCACCGTCTTGACAAAGAGAGTAGTGGCATCCTATTATTTGGGAGAACAAAAGATAGCGTATCTCATCTTCAATGGTTATTCAGTAACATTAACAGCGCAAAATCTTCTTGTAAG GCTTGGAATGATGCATGTGAAGCTACATATCAGAGGTATTGGGCATTGGTCATAGGGACTCCCAATGAGAAGGAAGGCATAATTCACGCTCCTCTTTCTAAG GTACTTCTGAATGATGGGAAGACTGAGAGGGTCATGCTAGCTCATCATTCAACTATAGAACCTCGCCAAGAGGCTGTGACTGAGTATCGAGTGCTTGGTCCAAAGATAAATGGGTGCTCATGGGTTGAGCTGCGTCCACTTACTTCCCGGAAGCATCAG TTGCGTGTCCATTGTGCTGAAGCACTCGGCACACCAATAGTAGGTGACTATAAGTATGGCTGGTTTGTGCATAACCGATGGAAACAAATGCCGAGAGTCGATATTGAGCCAACAACTGGAAAACCATACAGGATGAGGAGGCCAGAAGGCCTAGAAGTTCAGAAGGGAAGCGTTTTGTCCAAGGTCCCTCTACTGCATCTTCACTGCAGAGAACTTGCGCTCCCCAACATTTCTAAGTTTCTGCATGTTTTTGAAAAGAGCCCTGAAGAACTGCACCCTTCACTTAGGGAGCAGCCTGATGTTCTTCGCTTTGTTGCAACAATGCCTTCACATATGAGGATTAGTTGGAATCTTATGTCTTCGTATTTAGTTTGA
- the LOC130720313 gene encoding RNA pseudouridine synthase 3, mitochondrial isoform X1, with product MLNHVSRNNSWSWLSSAVRHYSRIQPPRPVCVEPVIRVSNNIARLDVPKEGPKPRQILSLPPFPGHPLPGASGQQRDHVTAVNWIKYYFKGTWGSVIESHFRKGLVQMEDLIAADSFTQKDERMKPMRKMRPNDVMKPGARLHVPVSMAETRISKRYDAIPSGTLYPNADEIKYLQRLVIYKDSAIIVLNKPPKLPVKGNLPVHNSMDALAAAALSYDYDEGPKLVHRLDKESSGILLFGRTKDSVSHLQWLFSNINSAKSSCKAWNDACEATYQRYWALVIGTPNEKEGIIHAPLSKVLLNDGKTERVMLAHHSTIEPRQEAVTEYRVLGPKINGCSWVELRPLTSRKHQLRVHCAEALGTPIVGDYKYGWFVHNRWKQMPRVDIEPTTGKPYRMRRPEGLEVQKGSVLSKVPLLHLHCRELALPNISKFLHVFEKSPEELHPSLREQPDVLRFVATMPSHMRISWNLMSSYLV from the exons ATGCTGAATCACGTGAGCAGAAACAATAGCTGGTCATGGCTATCATCAGCAGTGAGGCACTACTCTAGAATTCAGCCCCCAAGGCCTGTTTGTGTTGAACCAGTAATCAGAGTATCTAACAACATTGCCCGCTTGGATGTGCCCAAAGAAGGCCCAAAACCCAGACAGATACTATCATTGCCTCCTTTTCCTGGTCACCCCTTGCCTGGTGCTTCTGGGCAGCAGCGTGATCATGTCACAGCAGTCAATTGGATTAAGTATTACTTCAAGGGCACATGGGGTTCCGTTATCGAGTCTCATTTTAGGAAGGGGCTT GTGCAAATGGAGGACCTGATTGCTGCCGACTCTTTCACTCAGAAGGATGAGCGGATGAAACCTATGCGAAAG ATGAGACCTAATGACGTAATGAAGCCTGGAGCCAGACTTCACGTCCCTGTATCAATGGCTGAGACTAGGATTTCGAAAAGATATGATGCAATACCAAGTGGAACACTGTATCCAAATGCTGATGAAATTAAGTATCTGCAAAGGCTTGTGATATACAAG GACTCTGCTATTATTGTGCTGAATAAACCTCCAAAATTGCCTGTCAAG GGTAATCTTCCAGTTCATAATAGCATGGATGCATTGGCTGCTGCAGCACTGTCCTATGATTATGATGAGGGTCCTAAACTG GTTCACCGTCTTGACAAAGAGAGTAGTGGCATCCTATTATTTGGGAGAACAAAAGATAGCGTATCTCATCTTCAATGGTTATTCAGTAACATTAACAGCGCAAAATCTTCTTGTAAG GCTTGGAATGATGCATGTGAAGCTACATATCAGAGGTATTGGGCATTGGTCATAGGGACTCCCAATGAGAAGGAAGGCATAATTCACGCTCCTCTTTCTAAG GTACTTCTGAATGATGGGAAGACTGAGAGGGTCATGCTAGCTCATCATTCAACTATAGAACCTCGCCAAGAGGCTGTGACTGAGTATCGAGTGCTTGGTCCAAAGATAAATGGGTGCTCATGGGTTGAGCTGCGTCCACTTACTTCCCGGAAGCATCAG TTGCGTGTCCATTGTGCTGAAGCACTCGGCACACCAATAGTAGGTGACTATAAGTATGGCTGGTTTGTGCATAACCGATGGAAACAAATGCCGAGAGTCGATATTGAGCCAACAACTGGAAAACCATACAGGATGAGGAGGCCAGAAGGCCTAGAAGTTCAGAAGGGAAGCGTTTTGTCCAAGGTCCCTCTACTGCATCTTCACTGCAGAGAACTTGCGCTCCCCAACATTTCTAAGTTTCTGCATGTTTTTGAAAAGAGCCCTGAAGAACTGCACCCTTCACTTAGGGAGCAGCCTGATGTTCTTCGCTTTGTTGCAACAATGCCTTCACATATGAGGATTAGTTGGAATCTTATGTCTTCGTATTTAGTTTGA